The DNA region CCTTGAAGTTGCCGCCGGAGCGGTACCTGATCTTAGCCACGTGGTTTAACAGCTCGTCGGCTCCTAGCCAGAAGAAATCTGCGAACTGGATCTCCGCCACGGGCTTGAGACCCGCTAGGGCCATCCCCAGGGCGAAGCCGATGATGCCGCCCTCGTTGAGCGGCGTGTCTATGACGCGCTCGGGGCCGAACTTCTCGTAGAGCCCCTCGGTTATTAGGAAGACGCCGCCCTTCTTCCCCACGTCCTCGCCGAGGATCACCACCCGGGGATCCCTTTCCATCTCCTCGCGAAGAGCCATGTTCAGAGCCTTGGCCATGTTGGCTATCATAGCTCCTCCAGCTCCTCCCTCAAGTGTGGCGGGATAAAGCTGTATACATCCTCGACGATCCACTCCTTCGGTATTTCGGGGTACGACTCGGCCTCCTTGGCCGCCACCTTGACCTCTGCCTCCGCCTCCTCCCACGTCAGCTTTATCTCCCTCTCGGTCAAGATGCCGTATTTCTTGAAGTAAGCCCCGAGCCTCGCTATGGGGTCGTAGCGCCTCCATTCCTCGGCCTCGGCTGGATCCCTATAGCGCGTCGCCGGGTCGTCGGCGGTTGTGTGGGGGCCAAAGCGATACGTGATCAGCTCCACCAGCACCGGCTCGCCCCTCCTCGCCTTGGATACCGCGTAGTGAGCCGCCTTGAGCACCGCGAGGAGATCCATGCCGTCGGTAGCGATCCCCTCTATGCCGTATGCGGCGGCCTTGATGGCCAGCCTCGTCACGGCAGTCTGGCTGCGCACGGGCACCGATATGGCGTATTGGTTGTTGTAGACGTAGAACACGACGGGTAGTTTGAAGACGCCGGCAAAGTTGAGGCCCGTGTGGAAGCCGTTAGTGGAGGTGCCGCCATCGCCTATATAGGCCGCCACTATCTCATCCCTCTTCATGTACCTAAGAGCGTAGGCGAAGCCGGCCGCGTAGATGTACTGGTGGCCGATCGGGGCGCCGACGGACAAAATGCGCCACTTGGCGAAGCCGCCCCACTCAACCGTCAAGTTCCTCCCCTTGTCAGGATCCCCTTGCTTCGCAAAGAACTTAGCCCAGATGGTCTGCAACGGCACGCCGCGGATCAAGAGAGCCGTGAGCATCCGGTAATACGGGGCAATCCAGTCCTCCGGCTTCAATACGTGGACAGTGCCGGCATCGGCGGCTTCATGACCCTCGTGAGGACCATAAGTGGACTTAACCTTGCCCATCCTGTGCAGAAGCAAGGCGTGCCTGTCGAGAACCCGGGCGGTTACCATGTAGCGGTATAATTTAACCAGCTCCCCCTCGGACGGCTTGTACCCGAGCTCTGCCTCCTCTCTCAACGTTCCGTCAGGCTCTATGACCCTTAGGACTTGGGGCTCCTTTACTGATATCTTATAATTTTGATTAAAATCTATTTCCAGCACGTAGTAGGATCTGAATTTTCTTAAAAAGTATATCTCTATATATTATATCAGCAATATATATTGAGCTCCCCGGCGTGTAAATATCCCCGCGCTGTTTGATGTAAAGCCGCGGCCGCCGACGCGCCGTCCGTGGCGCTGTGTTAACTTCTTGGTGAAAACCCCTCGCGGTTAGGCAACAGGCCACCGACGTTTGCCCGTTAGGACGACGGCCAGCTCGCCGCGCTGACCGCCTCTCTGTGTAGCGGAGTCTGCCAAGCTAGATCCCACTCCTTACTAAGCCCCTCCTAGGAGGTTCCTCGGCGACAGGGCGGAAATGTTCTGAAACAATAGGTTCCTTTCGATCAGCTCGTCGAACAACTATCCACGGGCATCGGGGGTCCTAGGGGCGTCGACTGTTCTCTTTTCGGCCCGTTCCTCTGACGCTTATGGGCCAGCTCCGGGTGTGCGGAACGCAGACAAGGCCAGGAGCGAGGCTTTGCTCATCCACGCGGCGACGCGGCTGTGGGCTTAAATATGAGGGTGGAGCGGCCGCGTCGCGGAAGATGCTTGTCGGCCCAACAACGCACCAGGCGGTTCTTGGCCTATATATATTGCCGAGCGCCTATGGGATTACACAACGATCTTGTAAACTGTGGGTAGCCGGATGCCTAACTTTTCCGCGCGCCATCTCCTTAAGTCGACTAGGTGAATTTCGTGCACCGCGTAGAGGAGCCCGTCGCCCGCGCAGGCTATGTTGGTGGTGCCGTGGGTAGGCTCCTCAAGCACCAGGGGGAGGTTGTCCCACACGAGGCCGTCTCGGGAGACCCAGAGAGGTTTCGGGGACATGGTCTGCGCGACGTACACGTCGCCGCACCTGGCGATTCCGTGGACGTAGCCCCACGCACCGTTGGCCTCCTCGAAGTTGGACAAGTCCTTTGTGGCGTAGATTCCCGAGGCTGTCCCCACGAGGAGCCAGTCCCCCGCCACGGCAAGGGCGTGTTGGTCCTCGAACAGAGGTCTCGGAGACATGGAGTTGAGCGACGGCCCAGCCATCAAGTCGCCCACCTCTGTGGAGGCCACGTATAGGTCCCCGACGCGGGCTAAGTCGGTGAAGTGGGGCTTATACCCAGGAAGGGGGAAGTACCACCCGCGCTCCTCGGCAAGCGCCTCATATGACGCTACGACCCCGCCGCCCACATCGACGATCTTCGGGCCGCTCATAAACGCCAACAGCCTGCCGCCCGCCTCCTTAAGGGACCAACACTGCCCTTCGGCCATCACCTCGCCGCTTTCTTCCAACACGCCCAGATCGGGGGAGCAGAGGTAGTGGGAGCCCCTCCATCTGGCAACGTCAGCCAGCCAGACACCGCGGCAACACCTCCTCCTCGCCTCGCCCCCCACGACCTCGAAAAGGCCGTCCTCGGTGGCCAGTAGCATCACCAGTAGTCGTCTACGGAGGCCTTTTTCTTTATAAACGTCCCTTCTTTCAACTCTCTGAAAGCCTGCCATATCTCATCCCACGTGTTCATAACTATGGGCCCTCGCCACGCTATGGGCTCCCCCAGCGGCCTCCCCGAAAGGAGCAAGAAGCGGCCCTCGCCCTCAGCGCGTATCGGGCCGCCCTCTCTATCGAATATGGCGAACTCTCCCACGCCTATCGACCTCCCGTTTAGGTAGACCCTCCCCCCGTAGACATACGCCAACACCGTGTAGCCCTCCTTGGCCTCAAACTCGAAGGTTGCGCCGCTCGCCAATCTGACGTCCATGTAGACCACAGGCGTGTGCAGGTCGGAGGCGGGGCCCGCGACAACGCCGGTCCCCGGCTCGTAGAGCCTCCCGGCTATGAGGACCACCTCGGCCCCTTCGTCGGTCCTCAGCCGGGGCAACCCCTCCCTTCTGATGTTCTTATACGAGGGATCCGCCATCTTCCTCCGCCTAGGCAGGTTGACCCATAGCTGAAAGCCGGACACCTCCGGGTCCTCCTCGACGACGTCTCCCCGTTGTATCCGCTCGGGGCGTGGCATCTCCTCGTGGAATATGCCGGAGCCCGCGGTCATCCACTGGACGTCGCCGCTTCTAATCACCCCCTCAACACCGGTGGAGTCCGCGTGCTTCACCTCACCCTTTAGCAAGTATGTTACGGTCTCAATGCCTCTGTGGGGGTGCCATGGGAAGCCCATGAGGTATTCATGGGGATATCTAGACCCGAAGTGGTCCAGGAGGAGGAAGGGGTCGGTCAGCTCGGCCAGATCCATCCCGCCGAATACCCTATAGAGCTTAACGCCGGCTCCGTCCCTGGTCCAGTTCCCTCTAAGTACATACCCTACGCGGGCCATGTATATTCCTCGTTATGAAAATATACGGATTTCCACAATTGACCACAGAAGCACGTCAGCGGAATTGCCCCACCTGCGAGGCGGCTACGGCGGCTATCACTAAAAGATCCCATTTCGTAAACGCCAGTGGCCTAACCGCGATGCACTTGAAGCTCCTCTGGCGTAATTGCACCGAGAGATACTCAGCGTATTCGAGGGAGTATACTACGAGGGGCGTGGCCGCTCTCAACAACGCAACGGCACCTGAGACCCCCTTGGCCCTCTGGGCTACAATGAAGGACCGTATCCCCCTCGATAATACGTCGGAGGCCCTCATGGAGAGGATTATCAAATGCACCGCGGGCCCCCTCACGCCGACCTTGCCCAAGGCCCAAGCCACCTTCCCGGGCTCCAGGAGACGGAAGAAGAGGCCCAAGGCCAGCAGGTTCTTGAACAACGTAAGAGCTGGCGCAACGGCGTCCAGCGGACTAGCCGATATCAGCGAGAACAAATAAACCGTGGCCGCGAACAGCGCCTATGCCTTAAGCTTCTAGGATAGGGACTAGAAGCTCCAGCGACAAGATCCCGCCGCCCGTGACTATTCATATTATATATGTGACATCAGATCCGACCCGTTCCCCGCCCCGGCGCTATCACCACTGCCTCGTCGCTTTGTCCAACTCGTCGAAGTCCACTAGGTTCTCCGCGGAGCCCCCCCTTGGCGAAGATTAGGTAGTGCCTCCTCCTCGCGCCTACATCCACCTTCTGCGAGGCCTCCACCAGCTTTTCGTAGTCGCCCCTTTCGGCCTTCCCCCACTTGACCTCGGCGAAGAGGGCGTTCCCCTCGTCGAGGGCGACCACGTCTATTTGGGCGTCTCCGCGCCACCACTGGCCCACGTATTTGGGCTTGAAGGGGAGCTTAACGGCCCCGGAGGCGATCAGTTGCCTGATTAGCTCCTCGAACACCAAGCCGTAGTGCTCCTCCAGCCTCGCCCACTCCCTCCTCAGCACCTCCTCGGCCATGCCCAGCTCCAGCTCCCCCCTGTTGGGCAGGACGAACTTCAGCCAGAACCACATGTAGTTATCTGCAATAGCGTAGACGCCCTTCCTCCTCTGGCCGTAAGGCACCACGTGCTTCACGAGCCTTAGCGCCTCGAGAACGTGTAGGTATTTCATCAAGTTGCCCTTGTCCATCCCCGTCGCGCTGGAGAGCTTGCCGACTGAGGCGTAGCCCAAGGCGATGTACTTCAGCACCGTGAGGTAAGTGGAGGGCTCCCTCAGCTCCTCTCTCAGGAGTAAGTATCCTTCGTCGAAGAGCAACCGCCCCACGGAGAAGACCGCCTCGACGATGTTCTCCTCGGGGGTTTTCCTGTCGTCGAGCTCCTTTAAGTAGAGCGGCACCCCTCCCGCCACTGCCCACGCCTTCACCGCATCTTCAAAGCCGTAGCTGGGCACCAGCTCCCTGGCCCACTTAAAGTCCAGCGGCCGGACCTCCCAGCTACCGGTACGCCTCCCGTAAAGCGGCGATCTTCGGCCCAACACGTTCACCTCGATTGTGGACACCGTGGAGCCGCAGAGCACTAGGAAAGACGGCTTCTTCGAAAGGTGCTCGTCCCACGCCCTCTGGAGGTCCGACAGCACCCCGGCGTCCACCTCCACCAAGTAGCCGAACTCGTCTATCACGACGCATGGCTTCTCCGCCTCGTCCCAGTAATACCTCAGCAACTCCCCCAGCGTGGAGGCCTCCAGCTTCTCGAAATACCTCCTGCCAGTGGCCTCAGCCATGCGGCGCCTCAGCTCTAGCAAGTTGTCCCTCAGCGACGTGCGAGACGCCAAGAAGTAGACGCATGACTTGCCCTGGATGAACCTCTTCAAGAGCTCCGTCTTCCCAACCCTACGCCTCCCATACACCACGATGAGGTGCGCCTTGTCCTCCGCGTATCTCTCCTCTAGGTACTTGAGCTCCAGCTCTCTGTCTACAAATATATGTCTCATAAGAATAATACTTTGTATACATAAATTTTACAACGCCTTCTTTGACCTCTTCCTCGGCCAACCCGCGGCGAGAGCCACGAGAAGCACGCCGGCCATTACAAGTGCAACCCCCACGTGCTCGCCCGCGGTGGGGGTCTCCTTGACGAGGGTCGCCGCAAGCGCCGCAGGCGCCGCTGTGGCGGATAGGTAGATCCCGTGGGCGCCCTCAGCTGCCGAGGCTACTGTGACCAGCACCGCCGCGGCCCCCAGCCACAGATCAGGCGGCGGTAGCTGGGGCAGAGGCGCAAAGGCTCGGACAAGGGGCGACGCTAAGGCGGCCTCGGCGATGTACAGCATCAACGCAGTTGCGGCGCTGGTCTGGGGGTGCCTCGAGGCGATGGCGATATTTGTTAATAGAAGCACGCCGGCGAAGGCCCCCGGCCCCGCGGCCCCGTCTACAAGACTTGGGTACAGCCGGAGGATGGGGTGGGCGGCGAAGAGCTGGTACTGCAACAACGCGGAGACTACGCCGATGAGTAACTTCATATAAACTGGCGGAGGTCCTCTGGCCTCGTCAACACCACGGCCCCAGAGGCCCTCAGCTCCCGGTACAGCGGTAGCCTCCTAATCGCCGCCAGGGGGTCCTCACCGGCGACGTCTATATACACGATGGAGGGGCAACCAACTCGGCACATATCGGACAGCGACCCCACGTAAACCGTCACGTCGCCACACGGGATAGCCCCGCCACACCTCGCACCGGGGGCGGGCGAGGCCTTGTCCACCACCCCCACGCCAGGAACGTAGTACATCACTGAGAAGCCCCGCTCTGCCAACACCGAGGCCACCCTCTGGGCCGCGTCGGCCACAGCCACGGCCATGCGTCTAGTGTCTAGAACCACCACAGCCCTCAGCTCCTCGGCCCCGGCGTATTTGTTGATGTACAGATCCCCAGTCTTGGCGTACAGCCTCCAGTTAATAAAACGAGGCGCGTCGCCGGGCTGATACGGCCTCACCTCGTGGAACTCCTCCGCCCCCTTCGCCAGCTGGAGAGGCTCAGTGGGCCTTGCCCCGGCTACGTACACCGCCGCGGCTCTCTTCGTGAAGACAGCGTTGTAGGACTCCACAACTAGATATGCCGGGGACTCGGAGATGGGGATGCGCAACTTTAACGTCCTCTTCAGCGGGGCGGCGAACATGGAGACCCTAGCCGAAGGGATTGCCGAGCCGAGTCTTGGGGCTACCCAAACTACCACGATCCCAGGTAGGCCTCCCGTCCTCACGGCAACTTCTAGAAAACTCCCCGCGCGCCTAGCCTCTGCGGCCACGCCCGGCGGGGGGAGTGCGGCGTTGATCGCGAAGGCCGCCAGAGGCGCCAGGGATAAGAGAGCCACCTCGCGGCTACCCAGCACCGAGCCAATTCCCAGAAGCAACGCCGCCGTGTAGAGAAGCCGCCTCACGGACGGGCCGCCACTGCTAAATTAATATTTATCCCCAATAGCATCGGCCATGCAGAGGGTGTTGCAGGTACTATCGCAGTTCTACGTCACCGACGTGGAAAACCTAAAGCTCATCCTCGCCGCGGTGGTTGCGGGTGGGCACGTCCTCTTCAACGACCCCCCGGGGCTAGGCAAGACCACCTTAGCTAAACTGCTGGCGAAAAGCCTCGGCCTCGTCTTTAAGCGGATACAATTCACCCCCGACATGTTGCCTAGCGACGTCATTGGGGTAAACGTCTGGAGGCCTAACCAGGGGCGATTTGAATTCGTCAAGGGACCCGTCTTCACCAACATCCTCCTCGCAGACGAGATCAACAGGGCGCCGCCCAAGACCCAGGCGGCGTTGCTGGAGGCCATGGAGGAGAGGCAAGTGACCGTCGACGGGGTTACCTACAGGCTGGAGGAACCCTTCATAGTCTTCGCCACGCAGAACCCAGTGGAGCACAGAGGCGTCTACCCCCTACCCGAGGCCCAGCTCGACCGTTTCATGATCCAGATATCCATGGGCTACCCCAGCCAAGAAGAGGAAGAGGAGATACTGAGGCGGAGGCTCAGCTGGCGCGGCGACGACCCTTCTATATACGCCGCACCTGTGACGACCAAAGAGGAGCTACTAGCATGGATGAGGGCGGCAGAGGAGGTGTACGTGGACTCAGCAATCGTGACATTTATTGTCAAGATGGCACAAGCCCTTAGGTCCCACCCATTGAACACATACGGCCCAAGCCCAAGAGGGTCAATAGCCCTCCTCAAGATGGCCCGGGCCCTCGCCCTCCTAGACGGTAGGAACTACGTGATCCCAGACGACGTGAAAAAAGCCGCTGTCCCCGTACTAGGCCACAGAATCGCCCCAAAAGACGGCGACCCCCGCGAGCTTGTAAAAGAGGTGGTGAACCGCACCCCTATCCCCTATAAGTAGCGCCTTAGGTACGACTTGACTCTCTCCAAGTGTCTAGCTCTCCTCCGCCTATTCGCCCTCTCCACCAGCCGGGCCACCGCCGCAGGGGCGAAGGGAGACGGCTCCAAATCTCTGTAAGACAGCGCAACCCTGACGGCATCGACAACGGCCTTCTCGTCGGCGCCCGCCCGGGCCAGGTGGTATGCCACATAAGCCGCCAATAGCGCCACGTCGCCATTTTTCACAAACCTGGCCTCCACCCTCTTCGCCTCCAAGATGTCGGGGTCGTCGTACAGCCTAGGCTTCTTGGGGCCGCCCATCCCCGGGGCGAGGGCGGCCACCGCGGCTGCGGCCACAGCCGCCAAGTAGAGAGGCCGCCCTACCAGCGGCGAGATTACATACAACGCCGCCGCCAAACCGCCGACGATGCCGAAAAACACAACCCTCTTCGCGAAAAACCTGCCCACCGGCCCTCTGAGGAGGCCCAGAGCAGAGGCCAGGGAGCCACCAGCCCCCACTCCCCACACCACTTGCGGCAATGCCGGAATACCAGCCGATTGGAGGAAAAGGCCGAGAAACCCCGAAGCCACCGCCGCGGGGACCGGCGCCAAGTAGCGACCTGCCCTCCCCATAAAAAACCTGGCGAAGTGGAGAAAGAAGCCGAAGGCGACGCCCACCAGCAGAGCCCGCCTCCAATCCCCCAGCGGAAGTGGGATTAACCAAATCGCCGCGGCGATTCCGGCGAAGGTGGCCAAGTAGCCCGCCAAGTGCCTCCTCTTCTTGTGGAGGTAGCCGCCAACCCCGTGGGCTAGGAAGAAGAGCCCCATGGGGAAGGCAACGGGGCGTATTCCCGGCTCGAAAAAGGCAACTGCGAGCAGCAGGACTCCCGCTGCCAGTCCAATCATAACATCTCCCTTAGCCGCCTGTAGTCTTCATTGTCGGCCCGTGGGCCGAATCTAAGCTTCTCGACGAGAAGCGCCACTTCGCGGTACTGCGGAAACCTCTCAGCGACCTCCCGCGGCGTAGCTGAAGGGGGGAGTTTAAGCTTCTTGAGGAGCTTCTCAAAAGCCCTC from Pyrobaculum arsenaticum DSM 13514 includes:
- a CDS encoding ATP-binding protein, with translation MRHIFVDRELELKYLEERYAEDKAHLIVVYGRRRVGKTELLKRFIQGKSCVYFLASRTSLRDNLLELRRRMAEATGRRYFEKLEASTLGELLRYYWDEAEKPCVVIDEFGYLVEVDAGVLSDLQRAWDEHLSKKPSFLVLCGSTVSTIEVNVLGRRSPLYGRRTGSWEVRPLDFKWARELVPSYGFEDAVKAWAVAGGVPLYLKELDDRKTPEENIVEAVFSVGRLLFDEGYLLLREELREPSTYLTVLKYIALGYASVGKLSSATGMDKGNLMKYLHVLEALRLVKHVVPYGQRRKGVYAIADNYMWFWLKFVLPNRGELELGMAEEVLRREWARLEEHYGLVFEELIRQLIASGAVKLPFKPKYVGQWWRGDAQIDVVALDEGNALFAEVKWGKAERGDYEKLVEASQKVDVGARRRHYLIFAKGGLRGEPSGLRRVGQSDEAVVIAPGRGTGRI
- a CDS encoding AAA family ATPase, producing MQRVLQVLSQFYVTDVENLKLILAAVVAGGHVLFNDPPGLGKTTLAKLLAKSLGLVFKRIQFTPDMLPSDVIGVNVWRPNQGRFEFVKGPVFTNILLADEINRAPPKTQAALLEAMEERQVTVDGVTYRLEEPFIVFATQNPVEHRGVYPLPEAQLDRFMIQISMGYPSQEEEEEILRRRLSWRGDDPSIYAAPVTTKEELLAWMRAAEEVYVDSAIVTFIVKMAQALRSHPLNTYGPSPRGSIALLKMARALALLDGRNYVIPDDVKKAAVPVLGHRIAPKDGDPRELVKEVVNRTPIPYK
- a CDS encoding DUF58 domain-containing protein produces the protein MRRLLYTAALLLGIGSVLGSREVALLSLAPLAAFAINAALPPPGVAAEARRAGSFLEVAVRTGGLPGIVVVWVAPRLGSAIPSARVSMFAAPLKRTLKLRIPISESPAYLVVESYNAVFTKRAAAVYVAGARPTEPLQLAKGAEEFHEVRPYQPGDAPRFINWRLYAKTGDLYINKYAGAEELRAVVVLDTRRMAVAVADAAQRVASVLAERGFSVMYYVPGVGVVDKASPAPGARCGGAIPCGDVTVYVGSLSDMCRVGCPSIVYIDVAGEDPLAAIRRLPLYRELRASGAVVLTRPEDLRQFI
- a CDS encoding thiamine pyrophosphate-dependent enzyme, with amino-acid sequence MLEIDFNQNYKISVKEPQVLRVIEPDGTLREEAELGYKPSEGELVKLYRYMVTARVLDRHALLLHRMGKVKSTYGPHEGHEAADAGTVHVLKPEDWIAPYYRMLTALLIRGVPLQTIWAKFFAKQGDPDKGRNLTVEWGGFAKWRILSVGAPIGHQYIYAAGFAYALRYMKRDEIVAAYIGDGGTSTNGFHTGLNFAGVFKLPVVFYVYNNQYAISVPVRSQTAVTRLAIKAAAYGIEGIATDGMDLLAVLKAAHYAVSKARRGEPVLVELITYRFGPHTTADDPATRYRDPAEAEEWRRYDPIARLGAYFKKYGILTEREIKLTWEEAEAEVKVAAKEAESYPEIPKEWIVEDVYSFIPPHLREELEEL
- a CDS encoding pirin family protein yields the protein MARVGYVLRGNWTRDGAGVKLYRVFGGMDLAELTDPFLLLDHFGSRYPHEYLMGFPWHPHRGIETVTYLLKGEVKHADSTGVEGVIRSGDVQWMTAGSGIFHEEMPRPERIQRGDVVEEDPEVSGFQLWVNLPRRRKMADPSYKNIRREGLPRLRTDEGAEVVLIAGRLYEPGTGVVAGPASDLHTPVVYMDVRLASGATFEFEAKEGYTVLAYVYGGRVYLNGRSIGVGEFAIFDREGGPIRAEGEGRFLLLSGRPLGEPIAWRGPIVMNTWDEIWQAFRELKEGTFIKKKASVDDYW